The following coding sequences are from one Lolium rigidum isolate FL_2022 chromosome 6, APGP_CSIRO_Lrig_0.1, whole genome shotgun sequence window:
- the LOC124665324 gene encoding abscisic acid receptor PYL10-like, which translates to MEQQPAAAEPEVPAGLGLTAAEYAELQPTVEAYHRYAVGPGQCSSLVAQRIEAPAAAVWAIVRRFDCPQVYKHFIRSCALRPDPDAGDELRPGRLREVSVISGLPASTSTERLDLLDDARRAFGFTITGGEHRLANYRSVTTVSELAPAPPAKICTVVLESYVVDVPEGNSEEDTRLFADTVVRLNLQKLKSLAEANATSASAAAPATTPTPPAE; encoded by the coding sequence ATGGAGCAGCAGCctgcggcggcggagccggaggtgccGGCGGGGCTTGGGCTGACGGCGGCGGAGTACGCGGAGCTGCAGCCCACGGTGGAGGCGTACCACCGCTACGCCGTGGGGCCAGGCCAATGTTCCTCCCTCGTGGCGCAGCGCATCgaggcgccggcggccgccgtcTGGGCCATCGTCCGCCGCTTCGACTGCCCGCAGGTGTACAAGCACTTCATCCGCAGCTGCGCGCTCCGCCCGGACCCGGACGCGGGGGACGAGCTCCGCCCGGGCCGCCTCCGCGAGGTCAGCGTCATCTCGGGCCTCCCCGCCAGCACCAGCACCGAGCGCCTCGACCTCCTGGACGACGCGCGCAGGGCCTTCGGCTTCACCATCACCGGCGGCGAGCACCGCCTCGCCAACTACCGCTCCGTCACCACCGTCTCCGAGCTCGCCCCGGCGCCCCCCGCCAAGATCTGCACCGTCGTCCTCGAGTCCTACGTCGTCGACGTCCCCGAGGGCAACAGCGAGGAGGACACGCGCCTCTTCGCTGACACCGTCGTCAGGCTCAACCTCCAGaagctcaagtccctcgccgaggccaacgccacctccgcctccgccgctgcgCCGGCGACCACCCCAACACCGCCGGCGGAATAG
- the LOC124661932 gene encoding mitochondrial carnitine/acylcarnitine carrier-like protein: MGDVAKDLAAGTVGGAAQLVVGHPFDTIKVKLQSQPTPPPGQPPKFAGAIDAVKQTIAAEGPGGLYKGMGAPLATVAAFNAVLFTVRGQMETLLRSEPGVALTINQQVIAGAGAGVAVSFLACPTELIKCRLQAQSALGTAAPVAAAAAAPAGGAAATATVTAAAAVKYGGPMDVARHVLRSEGGVRGLFKGLVPTMAREVPGNAVMFGVYEATKQYMAGGQDTSGLGRGSLILAGGIAGAAFWSSVYPTDVVKSVLQVDDFKNPKYSGSIDAFKKILAADGVKGLYKGFGPAMARSVPANGACFLAYEVTKSLL; encoded by the coding sequence ATGGGTGACGTTGCCAAGGACCTCGCCGCCGGCACGGTGGGCGGCGCGGCGCAGCTGGTGGTCGGCCACCCGTTCGACACCATCAAGGTGAAGCTGCAGAGCCAGCCCACGCCGCCGCCCGGCCAGCCGCCCAAGTTCGCCGGCGCCATAGATGCCGTCAAGCAGACGATCGCTGCCGAGGGCCCCGGGGGCCTGTACAAGGGCATGGGCGCCCCGCTGGCCACCGTCGCCGCCTTCAACGCCGTGCTCTTCACCGTCAGGGGCCAGATGGAGACCCTGCTGCGGTCTGAGCCCGGCGTGGCGCTCACCATCAACCAGCAGGTCAtcgccggcgcaggggccggcgTCGCCGTCTCCTTCCTCGCCTGCCCCACCGAGCTCATCAAGTGCAGGCTGCAGGCGCAGAGCGCGCTGGGCACTGCCGCTCCTGTCGCCGCCGCAGCCGCTGCTCCAGCTGGCGGCGCGgctgccaccgccaccgtcacggccgccgccgcggtgAAATACGGCGGGCCGATGGACGTGGCGAGGCACGTGCTGCGGTCGGAGGGCGGCGTGCGGGGCCTCTTCAAGGGCCTGGTCCCGACCATGGCGCGCGAGGTCCCCGGCAACGCGGTCATGTTCGGGGTGTACGAGGCGACGAAGCAGTACATGGCGGGCGGGCAGGACACGTCCGGGCTGGGCAGGGGCTCTCTGATCCTGGCCGGCGGGATCGCCGGCGCCGCGTTCTGGAGCTCCGTGTACCCGACCGACGTGGTGAAGAGCGTGCTCCAGGTGGACGACTTCAAGAACCCCAAATACTCCGGGTCgatcgacgccttcaagaagatcctcgccgccgacggGGTGAAGGGCCTCTACAAGGGGTTCGGGCCGGCCATGGCGCGCAGCGTTCCGGCTAATGGCGCTTGCTTCCTGGCATACGAGGTGACCAAGTCCCTGCTCTAG